The following are encoded together in the Streptomyces sp. NBC_01465 genome:
- a CDS encoding MFS transporter produces the protein MGAPQPSDRAGAIVATLAFAGTTAAIMQTLVTPLIAELPQILNTTPSNAAWVITATLLVSAVCVPVSGRLGDMLGKRRMLLVCAVPLVAGSVVCALSSSVVPMIVGRGLQGMGMGMLPLGIALLRDVVPAEKLSSSIALVSASMGIGGALGLPIAAAVAQYASWRVLFWGSAGLATVVALLIWFLIPDVPAGAKGQRFDVLGALGLGAGLVCLLLAVSKGADWGWGSATTLGLFAAAVVVLVAWGLWELRTRDPLVDLRTTARPRVLMTNLASVFVGFGMYASMLITPQLLQFPSATGYGLGQSMLASGLWMAPGGLMMMIVSPLGGKLTDARGPKFTLVSGVLVVAGGYGLSLALMGSAWGLMLVSMVTSSGVGLAYGAMPALIMSSVPLTETAAANGFNTLMRALGTSVGAAVIGVVLSHMTVTVGGHSFTSENGFRTGLMLGCGVALVAAAIAALIPAVRNAAADSEKDGTSPAPEQATVQA, from the coding sequence GCGGCCATCATGCAGACCCTGGTCACCCCGCTCATCGCGGAGCTGCCGCAGATCCTGAACACGACGCCGTCGAACGCCGCGTGGGTGATCACCGCGACCCTGCTGGTGTCGGCCGTCTGCGTGCCGGTCTCGGGGCGACTGGGCGACATGCTCGGCAAGCGCCGGATGCTTCTGGTGTGCGCCGTGCCGCTGGTGGCCGGCTCCGTGGTGTGCGCGCTCTCCTCGTCCGTCGTCCCGATGATCGTCGGGCGCGGTCTGCAGGGGATGGGCATGGGCATGCTGCCGCTGGGCATCGCGCTCCTGCGTGACGTGGTCCCCGCGGAGAAGCTCAGCTCCTCCATCGCACTGGTCAGCGCCTCGATGGGAATCGGCGGTGCCCTCGGCCTGCCGATCGCCGCCGCGGTCGCCCAGTACGCGAGCTGGCGCGTCCTCTTCTGGGGCTCCGCCGGTCTGGCCACGGTGGTCGCCCTGCTGATCTGGTTCCTGATCCCCGACGTGCCGGCCGGCGCCAAGGGCCAGCGCTTCGACGTGCTCGGCGCACTCGGCCTCGGTGCCGGTCTGGTCTGTCTGCTGCTCGCCGTCTCCAAGGGCGCCGACTGGGGCTGGGGTTCGGCCACCACGCTCGGTCTGTTCGCCGCCGCCGTCGTGGTGCTGGTCGCCTGGGGCCTGTGGGAGCTGCGGACCAGGGACCCGCTGGTCGACCTGCGCACCACCGCCCGCCCGCGCGTTCTGATGACCAATCTCGCCTCGGTCTTCGTCGGCTTCGGCATGTACGCCAGCATGCTGATCACGCCTCAGCTGCTGCAGTTCCCTTCGGCCACCGGCTACGGCCTGGGTCAGTCGATGCTCGCGTCCGGCCTCTGGATGGCGCCCGGCGGCCTCATGATGATGATCGTCTCCCCGCTCGGCGGAAAACTCACCGACGCCCGCGGCCCGAAGTTCACCCTGGTCTCCGGCGTCCTGGTCGTCGCGGGCGGCTACGGTCTCTCGCTGGCGCTGATGGGCTCCGCCTGGGGGCTGATGCTGGTGTCCATGGTGACCAGCAGTGGCGTGGGCCTTGCGTACGGTGCGATGCCCGCACTCATCATGAGCTCGGTCCCGCTCACCGAGACCGCCGCCGCCAACGGGTTCAACACGCTGATGCGCGCGCTCGGCACCTCGGTCGGTGCCGCTGTCATCGGTGTGGTCCTCTCGCACATGACCGTCACCGTCGGCGGCCACAGCTTCACCTCCGAGAACGGCTTCCGTACGGGGCTGATGCTCGGCTGCGGCGTCGCCCTGGTCGCCGCGGCGATCGCGGCGCTCATCCCGGCCGTACGGAACGCGGCGGCCGACAGCGAGAAGGACGGCACCAGCCCCGCCCCGGAACAGGCCACGGTCCAGGCCTGA